The Lycium barbarum isolate Lr01 chromosome 9, ASM1917538v2, whole genome shotgun sequence genome has a segment encoding these proteins:
- the LOC132610264 gene encoding sodium/hydrogen exchanger 3-like isoform X1 has product MVLDALVRLGALSGSDDQVFVDLTLFVALLCGCIVIGHLLEESQWTNESITALIIGLCTGGIILLTTNGKSSRLLEFDEQLFFIYVIPPIIFNAGFQVKKKHFFRNLGTIVLFGVLGTLISFGIIAFGAVELLGKLDTGLKLSDYLAIGAIFSATDSVCTLQVLNQDETPLLYSLVFGEGVVNDATSVVLFNAIQKFDLSNINSRVALSFTSNFLYLFSASTVLGVLVGLLSAYIIKKIYDGKNSTDREVALMILMAYLSYVIAELFDLSGILTVFLCGIVMSHYTWHNVTDDSKVTTRHAFATMSFIAETFIFLYVGMDALDIEKWRFVSHNTPGKSVAVSSVVLALVMVGRACFVIPLSMLSNWWTSKHDKIGCKHMVTIWWAGLMRGAVSMALAYNQFTRSGQKHLIGNAVMITSTIAIVLFSTMVFGLLTKPLIRYLLPPSQHFNSMSSSEFSFMLPLLNGIEDDEGDVPRIRSLTLLLKRPAQAIMYFWTKFDDAFMRRVFGGRDSMPDTPVLSNEGSDRDSEFESCLNICLE; this is encoded by the exons ATGGTTTTGGATGCGTTAGTGAGATTGGGGGCATTATCAGGTTCAGATGATCAAGTGTTTGTAGATTTAACTCTATTTGTGGCACTTCTCTGTGGATGTATTGTGATCGGTCATCTTCTTGAAGAGAGCCAATGGACTAATGAGTCGATTACAGCACTAATTATC GGTTTATGTACTGGAGGCATCATTTTACTAACTACAAATGGAAAAAGCTCTCGTCTTTTAGAATTTGACGAACAGCTTTTCTTTATCTATGTTATACCACCCATTATATTCAATGCCGG TTTCCAGGTGAAAAAGAAGCATTTTTTCAGGAATTTAGGGACCATTGTTCTGTTTGGTGTCCTCGGCACATTGATATCTTTCGGCATCATAGCATTTG GTGCTGTTGAGTTACTCGGGAAGCTGGATACCGGTTTGAAGTTAAGTGATTATCTTG cgaTCGGAGCTATATTTTCAGCGACGGACTCTGTTTGCACGTTACAG GTGCTTAATCAGGACGAGACACCTCTTCTCTACAGCCTCGTCTTTGGAGAAGGTGTTGTAAATGATGCTACATCAGTGGTACTTTTTAATGCAATCCAGAAATTCGACCTCTCAAACATCAACTCACGAGTGGCCTTATCGTTCACTTCAAATTTTCTATACCTATTTTCTGCAAGCACTGTGCTGGGAGTGCTTGTTGGGTTGCTAAGTGCTTATATAATCAAAAAGATATACGATGGAAAGAACTCAACCGATCGTGAAGTTGCTCTCATGATTCTCATGGCTTACCTTTCGTATGTTATAGCAGAACTGTTTGATTTAAGTGGAATTCTTACAGTATTTCTCTGTGGGATTGTCATGTCACACTATACCTGGCATAATGTGACCGATGATTCTAAGGTGACAACAAGGCATGCTTTTGCAACAATGTCATTTATTGCGGAGACTTTCATTTTCCTTTATGTTGGAATGGATGCTTTAGATATCGAGAAATGGAGATTTGTTAGCCACAACACTCCTGGAAAATCTGTAGCAGTGAGTTCTGTGGTACTTGCCCTGGTTATGGTTGGACGAGCGTGCTTTGTGATTCCTTTATCCATGTTATCCAATTGGTGGACATCTAAGCATGATAAGATTGGCTGCAAGCACATG GTTACAATATGGTGGGCTGGTCTGATGCGAGGAGCTGTCTCCATGGCTTTGGCTTATAATCAG TTTACGAGATCTGGCCAGAAACACTTGATTGGAAATGCAGTCATGATCACTAGCACAATTGCAATTGTCCTCTTCAGTACAATG GTGTTTGGGCTGCTAACAAAGCCTCTCATAAGGTACTTGCTACCTCCATCACAACATTTCAACAGCATGAGTTCTTCCGAATTCTCCTTCATGCTACCACTTCTCAATGGGATAGAAGATGATGAAGGTGATGTTCCTCGAATAAGAAGTTTGACATTGTTACTGAAAAGACCCGCACAAGCCATTATGTATTTTTGGACAAAGTTTGATGATGCTTTTATGCGCCGCGTGTTTGGAGGGAGGGATTCCATGCCAGACACACCAGTATTATCGAATGAAGGAAGTGATCGCGATTCAGAATTTGAAAGTTGTCTTAATATATGTCTCGAGTAG
- the LOC132610264 gene encoding sodium/hydrogen exchanger 3-like isoform X2, whose amino-acid sequence MVLDALVRLGALSGSDDQVFVDLTLFVALLCGCIVIGHLLEESQWTNESITALIIGLCTGGIILLTTNGKSSRLLEFDEQLFFIYVIPPIIFNAGFQVKKKHFFRNLGTIVLFGVLGTLISFGIIAFGTPCFFSTLIHGLKLSDYLAIGAIFSATDSVCTLQVLNQDETPLLYSLVFGEGVVNDATSVVLFNAIQKFDLSNINSRVALSFTSNFLYLFSASTVLGVLVGLLSAYIIKKIYDGKNSTDREVALMILMAYLSYVIAELFDLSGILTVFLCGIVMSHYTWHNVTDDSKVTTRHAFATMSFIAETFIFLYVGMDALDIEKWRFVSHNTPGKSVAVSSVVLALVMVGRACFVIPLSMLSNWWTSKHDKIGCKHMVTIWWAGLMRGAVSMALAYNQFTRSGQKHLIGNAVMITSTIAIVLFSTMVFGLLTKPLIRYLLPPSQHFNSMSSSEFSFMLPLLNGIEDDEGDVPRIRSLTLLLKRPAQAIMYFWTKFDDAFMRRVFGGRDSMPDTPVLSNEGSDRDSEFESCLNICLE is encoded by the exons ATGGTTTTGGATGCGTTAGTGAGATTGGGGGCATTATCAGGTTCAGATGATCAAGTGTTTGTAGATTTAACTCTATTTGTGGCACTTCTCTGTGGATGTATTGTGATCGGTCATCTTCTTGAAGAGAGCCAATGGACTAATGAGTCGATTACAGCACTAATTATC GGTTTATGTACTGGAGGCATCATTTTACTAACTACAAATGGAAAAAGCTCTCGTCTTTTAGAATTTGACGAACAGCTTTTCTTTATCTATGTTATACCACCCATTATATTCAATGCCGG TTTCCAGGTGAAAAAGAAGCATTTTTTCAGGAATTTAGGGACCATTGTTCTGTTTGGTGTCCTCGGCACATTGATATCTTTCGGCATCATAGCATTTGGTACGCCCTGCTTCTTCAGTACCCTAATTCA CGGTTTGAAGTTAAGTGATTATCTTG cgaTCGGAGCTATATTTTCAGCGACGGACTCTGTTTGCACGTTACAG GTGCTTAATCAGGACGAGACACCTCTTCTCTACAGCCTCGTCTTTGGAGAAGGTGTTGTAAATGATGCTACATCAGTGGTACTTTTTAATGCAATCCAGAAATTCGACCTCTCAAACATCAACTCACGAGTGGCCTTATCGTTCACTTCAAATTTTCTATACCTATTTTCTGCAAGCACTGTGCTGGGAGTGCTTGTTGGGTTGCTAAGTGCTTATATAATCAAAAAGATATACGATGGAAAGAACTCAACCGATCGTGAAGTTGCTCTCATGATTCTCATGGCTTACCTTTCGTATGTTATAGCAGAACTGTTTGATTTAAGTGGAATTCTTACAGTATTTCTCTGTGGGATTGTCATGTCACACTATACCTGGCATAATGTGACCGATGATTCTAAGGTGACAACAAGGCATGCTTTTGCAACAATGTCATTTATTGCGGAGACTTTCATTTTCCTTTATGTTGGAATGGATGCTTTAGATATCGAGAAATGGAGATTTGTTAGCCACAACACTCCTGGAAAATCTGTAGCAGTGAGTTCTGTGGTACTTGCCCTGGTTATGGTTGGACGAGCGTGCTTTGTGATTCCTTTATCCATGTTATCCAATTGGTGGACATCTAAGCATGATAAGATTGGCTGCAAGCACATG GTTACAATATGGTGGGCTGGTCTGATGCGAGGAGCTGTCTCCATGGCTTTGGCTTATAATCAG TTTACGAGATCTGGCCAGAAACACTTGATTGGAAATGCAGTCATGATCACTAGCACAATTGCAATTGTCCTCTTCAGTACAATG GTGTTTGGGCTGCTAACAAAGCCTCTCATAAGGTACTTGCTACCTCCATCACAACATTTCAACAGCATGAGTTCTTCCGAATTCTCCTTCATGCTACCACTTCTCAATGGGATAGAAGATGATGAAGGTGATGTTCCTCGAATAAGAAGTTTGACATTGTTACTGAAAAGACCCGCACAAGCCATTATGTATTTTTGGACAAAGTTTGATGATGCTTTTATGCGCCGCGTGTTTGGAGGGAGGGATTCCATGCCAGACACACCAGTATTATCGAATGAAGGAAGTGATCGCGATTCAGAATTTGAAAGTTGTCTTAATATATGTCTCGAGTAG